A stretch of the Streptomyces ortus genome encodes the following:
- a CDS encoding universal stress protein: MTEHHSHQFERGTDGPKVILAGVDGSESSLRAASYAAGLARRQRALLTLVYVQPVMAGGAALGVPVAETTDQIAEELVRDIQEAAEQVKGIFDVRWEFHTFRGDPYNGLVSAAEQLKADAVVVGASEQAGHRIVGSVAIRLVKAGRWPVTVVP, from the coding sequence GTGACGGAACACCACTCCCACCAGTTCGAACGTGGCACTGACGGGCCCAAGGTCATCCTGGCCGGCGTCGACGGCTCCGAGTCCTCGCTGCGGGCGGCCTCCTACGCCGCGGGGCTGGCGCGGCGGCAGCGGGCTCTGCTCACGCTGGTGTACGTACAGCCGGTGATGGCGGGAGGCGCGGCGCTCGGGGTACCGGTCGCCGAGACGACCGACCAGATCGCCGAGGAGCTGGTCCGGGACATCCAGGAAGCGGCCGAGCAGGTCAAGGGCATATTCGATGTGCGCTGGGAGTTCCACACCTTCCGCGGCGACCCGTACAACGGGCTCGTCTCGGCGGCCGAGCAGCTGAAGGCGGACGCCGTCGTGGTGGGCGCGTCGGAGCAGGCGGGTCACCGGATCGTCGGTTCCGTCGCGATCCGGCTGGTGAAGGCGGGCCGCTGGCCGGTGACGGTGGTGCCGTAG
- a CDS encoding polysaccharide deacetylase family protein → MNKDQFLSRRRTLLAGAAALGAAGAAGAVQLLGAGADPPARSSAAPAEPAAGAQANRAVRKPSAYRLQPIAGYGPARGTPARTLVRHEPFLRMSDREHSMVLSFDDGPDPRWTPGILRTLKAHDVRAMFFVCGEMAADNKDLLRRMSDEGHIVGNHTWSHPLLTRLGRSAIRSQMERTCEVIEEAYGERPGWFRAPYGAWNRAVFEIGADLGMEPLAWTVDTLDWTTPGARTIERRVMKGAGAGVVVLGHDAGGNRSQSVRALRDYLPRLLDSGYHLTVPRRQLA, encoded by the coding sequence ATGAATAAGGATCAGTTCCTCTCAAGACGCCGGACCTTGCTCGCCGGTGCCGCCGCCCTCGGAGCGGCGGGCGCGGCCGGCGCGGTACAGCTGCTCGGCGCCGGGGCGGACCCACCGGCCCGGTCCTCCGCCGCGCCGGCCGAGCCCGCCGCCGGGGCCCAGGCGAACAGAGCGGTCCGCAAACCCTCCGCCTACCGGCTCCAGCCCATCGCCGGATACGGACCGGCCCGCGGCACCCCCGCCCGCACCCTCGTACGGCACGAGCCGTTCCTGCGGATGTCGGACCGGGAGCACAGCATGGTGCTGAGCTTCGACGACGGCCCCGACCCCCGCTGGACCCCCGGCATCCTGCGCACCCTCAAGGCCCACGACGTGCGCGCCATGTTCTTCGTGTGCGGCGAGATGGCCGCCGACAACAAGGACCTGCTGCGCCGGATGTCGGACGAGGGGCACATCGTGGGCAACCACACCTGGTCCCACCCGCTCCTGACCCGGCTCGGCAGATCCGCGATCCGCTCCCAGATGGAACGCACCTGCGAGGTCATCGAGGAGGCGTACGGCGAGCGGCCCGGCTGGTTCCGCGCGCCGTACGGGGCCTGGAACCGCGCCGTCTTCGAGATCGGCGCCGACCTCGGCATGGAGCCGCTCGCCTGGACCGTCGACACCCTCGACTGGACCACACCGGGCGCCAGGACCATCGAGCGCCGGGTCATGAAGGGGGCGGGGGCGGGCGTCGTGGTCCTCGGGCACGACGCGGGCGGCAACCGCTCACAGAGCGTGCGGGCGCTGCGCGACTACCTCCCGCGGCTGCTGGACTCGGGGTACCACCTCACCGTGCCCCGGCGGCAGCTCGCTTAG